One window of the Chryseobacterium camelliae genome contains the following:
- a CDS encoding T9SS type B sorting domain-containing protein: MKKILSFIFLVFIFACTFAQLDREHWFAPMIDRTTANNPYQKLYLSTNRTTPFPVNIYNNNTLIGTVIISKNNPQKFDVLRSYIITTLQTDLFTPTTKGLYLKAEFPFYANLRFSVTNHAEIITSKGIPSTGKNFYVASAPISVSNQILNFMTSVLATEDNTTVTITGYKNTVQFSNGTTGATNPTLTFTLNKGQSYIIDGIGNIAGNFNGFIGAHITSTKPVNITNGNFNGQYAGNFQTNSDILMDQSVPVERLGNEFALVKGNGSIGSNMEGAIIIATEDNTQIFVNNETAALATLNTGQYFVVPDSKYQLHGSSHYNLYIRTSKNAYVYQILAGDSNPTNEVATGGFNFIPALNCYLPKKIDELGLINENFVYSINNPSGVLNIPTKLNLITERGAVVTVNGAVPPASTGPYDMTGTNNWVTYGIPNVTGTLTIASTKAITAGITAGTDAVGYGGFFAGFPTQPVILKSGGDCVPGIVLTADPVIYDTYQWYVNNTLIPGATSSSYTPTQSGYYTCSVTMGSCAPLVTEKFKVLNCTKQSTAIYDVCTSKTITPAFSSSTQAPVPSTVAITTAPTSGTATVNPTTGVITYTVNNPGTIGTDTFTYTFCGNNIDFPDCETVTVNINIQVLTVTNASLSACTVNGQGTFNLTTATVTSGSGTTITYYPTLTDAQNENPAALITNPTAYTAANGTIVYAVVKNNLGCKNIAQITLNLFPLAVVTENYTGAFCDDNLDGTVIVTLSDITAIVLNNPSYFTNVRYYANLSDATAGNNNILPNTWNYTAATTIYIRVDSPDGCAPVIKPLNFTIGSKIPLQKTSLSVSVCDDDLDGIKQVSLSSYISEFTTDPAVTVTYHGSLQDAQNDVNPLNNPINLTGSQTIYVRFEKNGVCPNIASIHVTIKIPKKSDLLTDQVICPKAKTNLDAGPNFESYTWSTGATSQSITNVPAGNYWVDLTYQGCVYRQHVTVTESQLPLITSIEINGQVVTVGASGGNPPYEYSLDGITWQSSNVFNNVPRGNHTLYVRDSKRCQDVTRTFVIINLINTITPNGDGTNDDIDYSALMTNKNLEFRIFDRYGAEVFRGAPSNRYTWDGNMGGRPVSTATYWYFISWTEFGGATTVKYSSWLLVKHR, from the coding sequence ATGAAGAAAATTCTATCTTTTATATTCCTGGTTTTTATTTTCGCCTGTACTTTTGCGCAGCTGGACAGAGAACACTGGTTTGCACCCATGATAGACAGGACCACAGCAAATAATCCTTATCAGAAATTATATTTATCCACCAACAGGACAACACCGTTTCCGGTAAATATTTATAATAACAATACACTTATCGGCACAGTCATAATCAGCAAAAATAATCCGCAGAAATTTGATGTACTGAGAAGTTATATCATTACGACTTTACAGACGGACTTATTCACTCCAACAACAAAGGGATTATACCTCAAAGCAGAGTTCCCTTTTTATGCCAATCTCCGCTTTTCTGTTACGAACCATGCTGAAATCATAACCTCTAAAGGGATTCCTTCTACCGGTAAAAATTTTTATGTCGCGAGTGCACCCATCAGCGTCAGTAACCAGATCCTGAATTTTATGACCAGCGTGCTGGCAACCGAAGACAATACCACGGTAACCATAACCGGCTATAAAAATACCGTTCAGTTTTCCAATGGTACAACCGGAGCAACCAATCCCACGCTTACTTTTACTTTGAATAAAGGCCAGTCTTATATTATAGATGGCATCGGTAATATTGCAGGCAATTTTAACGGCTTTATCGGAGCGCATATTACTTCCACCAAGCCGGTCAATATCACCAACGGAAACTTTAATGGCCAGTATGCAGGAAATTTCCAGACCAATTCAGATATCCTGATGGACCAGTCGGTTCCTGTGGAAAGACTGGGAAATGAATTTGCCCTGGTAAAAGGAAACGGGAGTATAGGCTCCAATATGGAAGGTGCCATTATTATTGCTACAGAAGATAATACCCAAATATTCGTTAATAACGAAACTGCTGCTCTGGCTACTTTAAATACCGGCCAATATTTCGTTGTCCCGGATTCAAAATACCAGCTCCATGGCAGCAGCCATTATAACCTGTACATCAGGACCTCCAAAAATGCTTATGTATACCAGATCCTGGCAGGGGATTCTAATCCTACCAATGAAGTGGCCACCGGCGGATTTAATTTTATTCCGGCGCTTAACTGTTACCTTCCCAAGAAGATTGACGAATTGGGGCTGATCAATGAAAATTTTGTTTATTCCATCAATAATCCTTCCGGCGTCCTGAATATTCCAACAAAGCTGAACCTGATTACCGAAAGAGGAGCTGTAGTTACCGTAAACGGTGCTGTTCCGCCAGCCTCTACCGGGCCCTATGACATGACCGGGACCAACAATTGGGTTACCTATGGAATCCCCAATGTGACAGGTACACTGACGATTGCTTCCACAAAAGCAATTACAGCGGGCATTACGGCAGGAACGGATGCGGTAGGCTATGGCGGTTTTTTTGCCGGGTTCCCTACTCAGCCGGTTATCCTGAAATCCGGCGGGGATTGTGTTCCGGGAATTGTTCTTACAGCAGATCCCGTTATCTATGATACATATCAGTGGTATGTCAATAACACCCTGATACCGGGTGCAACCTCATCTTCCTATACCCCTACCCAATCCGGATATTACACCTGTTCGGTAACCATGGGAAGCTGTGCCCCGCTGGTCACTGAAAAATTCAAAGTATTAAACTGTACCAAACAGAGCACCGCTATTTATGATGTCTGTACTTCCAAAACCATAACCCCGGCGTTCAGCAGCTCAACACAGGCTCCGGTTCCTTCCACAGTTGCCATAACAACAGCTCCGACATCGGGGACTGCCACCGTAAATCCAACTACAGGAGTTATTACCTACACCGTAAATAACCCGGGAACCATCGGCACAGATACCTTCACCTACACTTTCTGCGGGAATAATATTGACTTTCCGGATTGTGAAACGGTTACTGTGAATATCAATATTCAGGTGCTTACCGTAACCAATGCTTCACTATCTGCCTGTACGGTAAACGGCCAGGGAACATTTAACCTGACTACAGCTACTGTTACGTCCGGCTCCGGGACTACCATTACCTACTACCCTACATTAACCGATGCACAGAACGAAAATCCTGCAGCCCTGATCACCAATCCCACAGCATATACAGCTGCAAACGGAACGATTGTATATGCAGTCGTAAAAAATAACCTGGGCTGTAAAAATATTGCCCAGATTACCCTGAACCTGTTTCCTCTCGCCGTAGTAACTGAAAATTATACAGGAGCATTCTGTGATGACAATCTTGACGGAACGGTGATCGTAACATTATCAGATATCACCGCTATTGTCCTGAACAATCCTTCATACTTCACAAATGTCAGGTATTATGCTAATCTCAGCGATGCTACAGCAGGAAATAACAATATTCTCCCCAATACCTGGAACTATACGGCAGCGACTACGATTTACATCCGTGTAGATTCTCCAGACGGATGTGCCCCTGTCATTAAACCGCTGAACTTTACCATCGGATCCAAGATTCCTTTACAAAAAACCTCTCTGTCCGTAAGCGTCTGCGATGATGATCTGGATGGCATAAAGCAGGTCAGCCTTTCGTCCTACATCAGCGAGTTCACTACAGACCCGGCAGTTACAGTGACCTATCACGGAAGCCTTCAGGATGCCCAGAATGATGTGAACCCATTGAATAATCCGATCAATCTCACAGGATCCCAGACAATATATGTAAGATTTGAGAAAAACGGGGTCTGCCCGAATATTGCCTCTATACATGTTACCATTAAAATTCCTAAAAAATCTGATCTTCTGACTGACCAGGTAATCTGCCCGAAAGCAAAGACCAACCTGGATGCCGGCCCTAATTTTGAAAGTTACACCTGGAGCACAGGAGCTACTTCACAATCCATTACCAATGTTCCTGCCGGAAACTACTGGGTAGACCTTACGTATCAGGGATGCGTATACCGGCAACATGTAACAGTTACCGAATCTCAGCTTCCGCTAATCACTTCTATAGAAATCAACGGCCAGGTGGTAACGGTAGGTGCAAGCGGCGGAAATCCTCCGTATGAATATTCACTGGACGGAATTACATGGCAGAGCTCCAATGTTTTCAATAATGTACCGAGAGGAAACCATACATTGTATGTAAGAGATTCCAAGCGCTGCCAGGATGTGACCCGGACCTTCGTGATCATTAACCTGATCAATACCATTACACCTAACGGAGACGGTACTAATGACGATATAGACTATTCAGCCCTGATGACGAATAAAAACCTTGAATTCAGGATCTTTGACCGCTACGGAGCTGAAGTTTTCAGGGGAGCGCCTTCCAACCGGTATACCTGGGACGGAAATATGGGCGGAAGGCCTGTAAGTACCGCTACATACTGGTATTTTAT